In Acinetobacter wanghuae, the sequence GACGTTTCATGTCAAATACCTGTAACCGATAAAAGGGCTGAATCAAATGATGCTGAGTTTTGGCGAAGTGAAACGGTTTGAACGTTATCACGTGCAACTAAGTCAGCAAGCGAGATTTTCGCAAGATAATCGGCAATGTGGTGGGAGAGTTCCTGCCATAAATCATGAGTCAAGCACATTGCACCATTTTGGCAGTTGCCTTTGTGGTCGCAACGTGTTGCATCAACAGTTTCGTTTACAGCTTCAATAATTTCTAACACAGTGATATCGGCAGCAGCACGAGCAAGGTGATACCCACCATTGGCACCGCGTACGCTTGACACGAGGCCGTGACGCTTGAGTTTGGCAAATAACTGCTCTAGATAAGCAACAGAAATCGTTTGTCGAGCTGCAATTTCAGCAAGCGTGATCGTTTGTTCAGTTGGCTGCAAAGCTAGATCAAGTAGAGCAGTCACTGCGTAGCGACCGCGAGTGGTTAGGCGCATGATTCGATACACATGGTTAGACTAGATGTGTCGATTTTATGAATCCTGACTAAAATAGTCAAGTATTATTATTGATGCTTTAGACTAAAGAATTGTTCTCTAAAAAGAACAATTTAGGTGGATATCCAATTATATACTAATAACGTGATTAAGAGTATAGAAAAAATGCTAAAGAAGATGTTGATGCGCTTTTGACGGCGTTCAATTCGCTTTAAGCGATTTTTATATTGTTTCACCTGTACTTGCAATGTATTGATACTTGAACGTTGTTGTTCAATTTTTTCTAAAAGCGGTGCAATACGATTTTTAGAAGCAATGACATCATCTTCATTGGCAGGTTCAGCGAGCCATAATTTCCAATCTGATAACAGTTTTGGCACACTTAAAAGCGTCAATAAATCACGAAATTCATCTTTTAAAACTTTATTACCGTCTATACGCATGGTTTTAATGCTGCGTCGATTACCAAAAATGAAAATTTTGATTAAATCAGCGAGCGTGGTGCGAATATCGAGATCAACAATTTTGTTTGGCGCTTTATGATCAAATAAAAGTCCATTTTCGGTAAATTGTAAATAGATGTCGAAGTAAGGGATGTAGCTATTTACTTTAATGACAATATTGTCATCAACAAACTTCTTCGCTTGTAATGCCACAACACGGTCGTGTTTTAGAATAAATGTAAATATTGTTTCTAAAACAATTAAAGTCATGGTTAACAACAAGTGTGGTTGCTTTTGACTCTGTTGTGATTCACTCATAAATACAACCAATCCTTACCTGAAAAGTGAAATAAATAAGCATCCTGCTTGTGCTAATCTTTCAGGGTTCCAACAAAAAAGACTTGAAATAAATTGCTTTGTAGAACAGTTTAACAAATCTATCAAGTGCTATATTTGCTATTATGCTGTGATTTTGTAGATTTATATGAATTTTTTGATTAAAAAACAATCATCAGGAGACCGGCGCATGGACAAGTCAACAATCGCGCAAGAAGAAGATCCTCAATTAAATGAAAAGACGGTGAAAGTGAAGCAGAGATCGAGTTCCGATCGTAAATCGGTATTGGACTTCAGGAAGTATACCAAGCAAATTTGGTTGGCTGGACTCGGTGCATTTTCGCGTGCAGAGGAAGAAGGCAACAAGCTTTTTGACTCGCTGGTTCAAGTTGGTGAAGAGCTTGAATCTAAAACGTCTGAAATTGCCGATCAAACTGTGGAAAAAGTCTCAGAGAAGGCCAAAGAATCTGTCACAGATACCAAAGATAAAGTCGAAAAACTGATTGATAGCTCTGTTCATCATTCTTTGAATCGGATAGGATTAGTGACATTGAAGGACGTACAATATTTAGAAAGGCTCATCCTTCAATTACATGAGAAAGTAGATTTACTCAGTGCTGAGCTAGATAAAAAGCAGCCAGAATCAACGAAAAAATCACAATAAAAGTGACTTTATTCATTATTCAATGTTTTTTCGCATATTTTTTGAGAAAAAAGAGGTCCAAGAGTATTGCGTTTAGCCCTAAAGCATTGTTATAAAGTCGATATGGCAATTTATACAAATTTCTTGGACCTTAAATAAACGAAATTAAGAGGACGTAATTTTCATGAATAAATCAGAATTAATTGATGCAATTGCAGCAAATGGGGGATTATCTAAAGCTGACGCAGGTAAAGCTTTGGATGCTACAATTGCGTCTATTACTGAAGCACTAAAATCAGGTGACACTGTTACTTTGGTTGGTTTTGGTACTTTCGGTGTGAAAGAACGTGCTGCTCGTACTGGTCGTAACCCACAAACTGGCGCAACGCTTGAAATTAAAGCAAGCAAAGTACCAAGCTTTAAAGCGGGTAAAGGCTTGAAAGATGCTGTTGCTTAAGTTTATTAAGTGATGAAACGCGCCAATCTTGGC encodes:
- a CDS encoding Rrf2 family transcriptional regulator — translated: MRLTTRGRYAVTALLDLALQPTEQTITLAEIAARQTISVAYLEQLFAKLKRHGLVSSVRGANGGYHLARAAADITVLEIIEAVNETVDATRCDHKGNCQNGAMCLTHDLWQELSHHIADYLAKISLADLVARDNVQTVSLRQNSASFDSALLSVTGI
- a CDS encoding phasin family protein, translating into MDKSTIAQEEDPQLNEKTVKVKQRSSSDRKSVLDFRKYTKQIWLAGLGAFSRAEEEGNKLFDSLVQVGEELESKTSEIADQTVEKVSEKAKESVTDTKDKVEKLIDSSVHHSLNRIGLVTLKDVQYLERLILQLHEKVDLLSAELDKKQPESTKKSQ
- a CDS encoding HU family DNA-binding protein — translated: MNKSELIDAIAANGGLSKADAGKALDATIASITEALKSGDTVTLVGFGTFGVKERAARTGRNPQTGATLEIKASKVPSFKAGKGLKDAVA